CTAACAAgcaatagttgttttttttttagctgtatagaatactgagcaaaggatttttttaaatgattgtttaTTATTTCCAACAACAGAGATGCAATGCTTCTTTAGCTTTGTTACACTAAGACTCAATGTACTTTTCAAGCTAGCAGAACTTAACAACAGCTGTCAGCCACTAATACTTCTGTACGCACAATGAACCAACAAAAGCACTTCATTGAAGCATTGAACAACATCCAGGGTTAACACCTATTCAAGTTTTCTGGGTCATACGAAACATAATACCcgtaaacataaaaaagaactgTAAAGTCTTGTGTACACAATTTGGCAGGGGGGAACTGTAACATAAGTACGGTCCTGGCAGGCACAGCTGGCATGTGAGTCATATGACAGTGTTATTTCTATGTAGCATCACACAACACTGGGAAGGATCCCTCTTACGGCTGCTTTAACTCCAAGGATAACTTAAGGTCAGCTGCGGGCGAGCAGTTCAGTACAGCACAGTAAAATATATGCAGGTGCTCGTCCACAAAAAGGAATACTGATCTCAGTTGAATCATCCACCTAAGTGCTGTAAGAACATTTTGGGACAAGGTACAATACTCAAATTTGCTCGACAATTGCCAGCAAGTGCAAAGTCCACATTAGACAAGGATAGTTTGTGCTGATCTTTGCTCAGAGTGGCGGACTTAGATAGATTAttcgttaaaaaaaaaggagaaagttgATCAACTTCCTTATTAGCACAAAAGTCAGTTCACCAGAGCTGTGGTTATTATAAAGTTATAGCAGCAGTATTTTTACCTCTGAGCAGGAATAGAGGGTGAACTCACATACCTTCAACCgactgctttttttgtttatctacTTTACAATTATTAGAATGTACccttttttacatgtaaatcaAAATTACAGATCACACAACACTCAGAGACCATTGTACACAACAATAAGGGCACATTAAATGGAAAATTACGATTATCAACTGACTTTTCTTTGCAATGGTCAGTGTTAAGTTTCATGATGATCACAAAGTCGATTTGCTTgcccatttttttctttccaagtAGCAGGGAGACAAATGAAGTGAGGTGTCACCTGACATCCCCTCCCATCTAAAATACGTTTTCAAAGTTAGCACAGTATATGCGAGCTATAAGGTCAATTATTACTTGATTTGACAATGCAAACTAACATTGTTTGCCTTCAGAACACATTAAATAATCTTTcaagtttatttaatgttaagtAATTAGGCCGCAGAGAGGGTAATTTCACAGCACGGGGTATataactcacctcttcaagaagtactaccctgagccttcctcgtagcacttattgcattcgtattagttgttgcacttactgtattcgtatcagttcgctgcacttattgaattcgtatttgtttgctgcacttatcctattcgtagtagtttgtagcacttattatattcgtattagtctgttgcaattattgttttcgtagtaatttgcctctgcactatacttttgctctggcttatgctttaagatgcttgtttaagaaaggagatgcacttatgacttctggtgactagtagttctcttgaatacctatgttgaatacacttcctgtaagtcgctttggataaaagcgtctgctaaatgactgtaatgtaatgtaatgtaatgtaatatataaatatatatatatatatatatatatatgctgtcTACAAGGTAAAAATGTGTCCAACAGTCTTTCGTCTCAGTACATGCCTCCACCTTCCCTTTCACTGCAATACAGGGGACAACGCTTTATGGTAAAGTTTTGCAACCTCAGGACCTTCacagcatcatcatcactaCGGCAACCAGTTTACATGGCAGTCATTCCTTCACACAGGCACCTCTCACATGAGTCACACAGGCTACACATCAGGGTTTACTACAGGCTAAGTTGGCCAACTGCACAAAGGGGATAATATATCATAGCAGCTCTGTCAAAGTAAGAGGATGCTTAAATTATTCATGTggctgtcactgtcactgtcttttttttttttttttttttttttggtgtcagaATGGCCAATTTCCTGGAATGGTACTTTGATCACATGATGTAGATAATGGATTGGCAAACAGTGGAGTCGATGTAAAGCAGAGCTACAGAAAAAGGAGATGGAAAGACAGGCAGCCACAGCGGAGCTCTGCTCGGCGCATGCGTTCctgaagggaaagaaaaaagacaaaaaaaagtcgTCACATGACAGCTTTTTCGTTTTTGTCAGGGGCTTCTTTTGGAAATTTGTGGAAACGTCCTTCTGCCCGTGCAACATGGGGACGGAGCGGTGTGAACAGTGCGACGCTAAACCGGGTCAACATGTCAACGAATCGGCTTCACTGAACATAAAAAGTTCCTGCTTCCAGTGGCCCATTATCAAATAACGAGGAAAGATGCTTTGGACAAAAACGTCGGTGTCCAAGGGCACCGGCTGAACATTTTTCAATTCAGCAGACAGATATTAAGTGCTAATTACATTATAAACTAATGagcataaaacattaaactattTACTACTGCATCGACAGTCGGGCGATAGAGAACATATGAGTTGATAATAGAAAAAGTCATGGCTCATTGTATTTTCGGAGGTGCATCGGTAGCTGAACTAGCTGCCATTATTCTTGTTTAGTGAATGTAAAAACACCGACGCTCGCTTGAAGCAGACACTCACCACTGTCACCGGAGAAACCATGTCTCCCCTGGGTGCTGTCCGTGTCGGGGAGGACCGTACTCAGCGTCGGTGTCAATATTCGGCTGTGGTCCTGCTGTTTATGTTATACTGTACTGAGGGATGCCGATTGTTTTGTTCTTCGCTCCGATGGGCGGTCCGACGTCCAGTAGGAAGTGAGAGACAACCCGAAATGTGGGCGGGGCGTTCTCTGTTGACCAATAGGAGCAGAGAGTGGTCGGGACCGGGGCGGGCCATGCTGTGAGGGGCGCCCGGATTGGAGGAGGAGACAGCTGTTTACATATCGGAGCAGATGgctctttatttacattttacagagaTGGAGCCTTTTAGTAACATTTCTTTAGAGTGTATTATTGATGCTGCTCCAACAATCCTTTGTTAATGGTTCAGATTAGGCGTTATGAAATCTGACAAAAAGCCTGGAAAACATCTCTATGAGATCGAAATGTTGCTCTAATAAAATACCTTGATTGCTGATTGCATTGATTACATCATAAAACCTTTTGTGGCCCTCCAATCTGCTTGTCTTTGATCAATCAGACGTTAGCAAACATTTACCACTAACACCCCACATGCACATGCATATTACAAGATTGCTCTTCAATTTGGTATAATAGTGTTATTCAAAAGATGAGTTCACACTGGATTGAATGAAACTGTGTAACTTAAGTTAGTgacaattatattaaaaaaagtgtatttcttttctctctctctctctctctctctctctctctcattcttagttattttttcaatttgttgctatatttcaaatgaatgatGTGGGAGACGCTGCCTAAAATTATAGGTAAGAATCGACGGTGAAAAGTAACTATTTTACTCAAATACGGAAACCTACTTAAGTAGCATTTgtaaggtacttgtactttactggaGCATTTCATTTTAACGATTATTTAGACTTCGGCAATATAACATTCAAGTGGgatataatttaatttacttaatATATAGAAAAGTTTATACAAgtacagtttgtgaaatagCACACAATATGTATACCCAAACAGGACACAAGGAATTTAAAATTAGAATCGACCAGCTTCAATGCTCTCTTGTGTGGGTGCTATGCTTATGTAATATGATGAGGCTATAACAGGCTATAACAGAAGAATAATCACAATGGTAGCGACATCATGTGGTCTGCAAGTGTCAAAACTCTTTTCGGACGGATATTGCGTAAAGAAACCATAGAGCCGACACATTAACTtggaattattttctttacgTAGCTGATCAAGGTGAAACTACAGTGAAACTTATTTTTACACGTGATTTGTTAAATATTAGCCTACCATTTTGATATTGTACTTGTGAACTGGAATGAGTATACCTCGGTGTAGGTGTTCTCGtatcatttgtatttttattttattttatttgatatatccatccatccatccattttccgtttTATTTGATATAGACCTATTAAATAAAGTTGAAATGTAAATCATAAATTATGTAATATGCAAGTATTTAAACTCCTCTGAAGCCAGCTCCTTTACACAGTATTATCGTTTATGCCAAACCCTCGTTTCGACACTAATATCACTAAACCGTCACTTAGTCAACATTAAAACGAGTGGGCtacactttttaaacaaaatgtgtttctctgatAGTAAGAGTACATGGTTTACTGTTTGTATCGTTGTGCTTATCAACACATTATCGATCCAAGACCAAAAGCAAAGCGAACTTGATGTATTTACTGACTCTTTGTTATCTCGCGAAGACGGATACGCGCATAAGTGAGTTCTCTCACTTCCTCTAAGTACTCTTTGGACCCTTCGCTTcgtcagctctctctctctctccgtagTCTCTctctagtctctctctctccgtagTCTCCACCAGCAGCCGTCTGGAAATCATGGCTGAGTTTTAGTCGTCTTCTCTCACTGCACTGTAATCGTATCGATACTTTGGATGGCTCTGgctttagttttgtgtgtgagatcagAACAAAGGCTCGTCTTTTCTCAGGCTTCTTGGTCGGCTAACGTTAGTAAACGTATGGTTAGTTATGCTAACTTCGCTAGCATGTGCTAACGTAAGCCGATGAAGTAAAGTAGCGTTAACAGTCTGATAAACCGATTTTCCTCACATGGACTGTTTTTGATTTAGTATTTCCCTTAAAGCCATTGAAGTGCCATTTGGTTACGCTTAACCCCCGTGCCAATTGACCTGGTGTGTAAGCTAAACGCTAACGATAGCATTAGCCCTCCTGGTTGAGTCTTGGTTGATTAATTTCGAGCACCCAGCTTGTGTCACCTGCTGCCAAAATGATGGACTTTGATAATATATTGGACATCGCCACGCAAAACCGGGCCCCCAGCAATGTACAGGTAAGTGAAATACTGCCACTGGCCCTCAATTTACTCAGGCCGGACTGCAAAATGGGGATTTGTGAGCAGATTTGTGAGCACACAAGTGCCAGCTCATCTGTCAGAGGGGGATCTGATGAAGGAGCTAGCTGCTAACTTTTACCCTCGTGACTGACCCTGCATGTTATACAGAAGTTTACAAAAACTCGTGTGCTTGTCACTCTTTAATATTTCCAATGAATAGTGATCTTTAGGCCAACATATCTGATGAATAACTAAGACATTTGagtagtgcaaaaaaaaaagtaaagagacCATGCTTCATGTTTTCCTATGCTGTAATTGTTCATGTATTATGTGTCTATTTTGAGCAGAAGAGATACAGTTTACAAGCTGCACCCCCCAAAAAGGACCCGAGGTCAAAAGGTGTCAGTGCTTCAGCTGTGCAGGCGCTTCTGAAGAAACAAAACTGtgacaacaaaaagaaaggtAATGAAGATTAAAGATGGATAAACAGGGATTTGATAGCCATATTAAAaactcatttttattattaatcttctttttttttttcagaaatccaaatgaagaaaaagaaagaggaactACTAGCAAAGAGGGTTGAGTTGAAGTCGGACCGTAAAGCAAGAGCCATGGCTTCCAGAACGAAAGACAATTTCCGAGGCTACAACGGCATCCCAGTGGTCGAGCTTCCCAAGAAGAGAAGGACAAAACACGAGATGCAGCAAGATAGGTCGATGAACGAGGAGGGCTTTAGGAATAACTCGATTGACCCAGACGATGAGGATAATTATGAGTATGAACAGACAGATTCAGAATCGGAGGCGGAGCCAGAGCAGCGGAGACCTGTGAAAACCACAGGTTTTAGTGGAAATAgtggtagcagcagcagcagcatcagcaagCCCTCCTCTAAAAAATCCAGCGGGCCACCCAAGCCCGCTCCACCTCCCATGAACTTTGCAGAGTTACTCAAATTGGCAGAGAAGAAGCAGTTTGAGCCAGTGGAGGTAAAAACCAAGGcagtgaaaaaagaagaaaggctCCGAACGGCTGACGAGATaaaggagctggagctggagcgcAGGGTTAAGAAACCGACCAAAGACTCTaagccagacagagagagggaaagcaaGTCTCAGTCTAGCTCTAGCtcaatgagaaaaaacactttcGAGAAGGAGCAAAAGAGCTGCAAACCACAAAAGACCTCCTCGGAAAGGCAAAGTCTCCCCAGTGGGTCAGGAAAGAAGTTGCATCCAACACTGTCGAATGATAAAggccagtcttcttcttcttctaagcCCTCTGCCggtgacagagaaagagagagacccAAGATGTCTCACAGCGATCGAGACAGATCGAAGACAAACTCGTCAAGTTCATCTGGTGCCATAAACGGTAAAGGCACTTCGAAAGCCACATCTTCTCAGGTTTCAGCCAAACAAGGGGGGCTCAAGCCCTCATCTAGCCACAAATCCAGCACCTCAAGTGACCTTATCCTCAAAAAAGAAAGCTCATCAAGAGCCTCAGGTATTCCTGGGACCAGGGCTCCTAGTACAGCTGTGTCAGGCCAAAGATCTCAACATGGGAGCTCCCAACAGACCAGGCCCAGTCCGGGTAGCTCATCGAAGCAGGGGCCTATAGTTGGAGGCCACAAGTCTGGAAAGGGAGAACCATTAAGGCCTGGAATGAACTCTTCTGGGAAATCAAGCGGTAATTCTGTGATGAGACCTTCATCCGGCGGCCCTCCTAAGGCAGGGAGCCGGCCTCAGTCGAGGCCTGAAGCCACACTCCAGGGAAGAGCTGGTGGTGTCCCACAGGCAAGGCCCGGTGGGAGTGGCCTACAGGGTCACCCTAGAGGCGGTGGGTCCCGACCTCCAGGGATTGGACCTGGTCGGCCTGGTAGTGGAGGACCGGTACCTGGGCGACCGACTGGCAGCATTGAATCAGGACCTGGGAAACCCAAGTGCACCGTGGTGTCTGAGACCATCTCATCCAAGAATTTTGGTGGACCCAGACCAGGAGTCCCTCCTCGGCCAGGCATGCCACAGAGACCTGGGATGCCACAGAGACCTGGGATGCCACAGAGACCTGGGATGCCACCCAGACCAGGAATGCCACCCAGACCAGGAATGCCACAGAGACCTATGATGAACAGACCACCAGGTAGGAATCAGGGACGATAATGGGATGATATTACCAGTATTAAAGTACACATTTCATTAGCAATAGTAAGCTTTAGTTATATCGcacatttaaatacagtgtGTGAGAGTAATTACAGAAAGAGCTACTAACTGGGTGTCACATGCGACACATTTTAgcaaactttctctctctctctctctgtctctctctctctctctgtctgtctctctctctctgtctgtctctctctctgtctctctctgtctgtctctctctctgtctgtctctctctgtctctctctctctgtctgtctctctctctctgtctctctctctctctgtctgtctctctctctgtctctctctctctgtctctctctctgtctgtctctctctctgtctgtctctctctgtctgtctgtctctctctctgtcactctctgtctgtctctctttccttcttcttcgATCTTCCGCTTCGTGAAGTATACGAACAGACATTAACGATAATGTTGAtgaaactaaaataacattaaGCTTAACGTATGAATGCGAGTACAATAGAGACAAAGACTGACTTAAGCAAATGTACTTTTACCAAAAGTGTTAAAATCACAGCTGTGCAGTAGATGGCGTAAAGGTTGTGGGTCACAGCATAAAAAGAGGTGTTTTGAGTTTAGTGTCTAGCTCACGCATGTTGTTGGGCACGGAAACTTTTTGTTTTAGGGAAATCACTTGATATTATCACCTTCACTATATGCtgttcactctctctctatatgCTCTTAGCTCTTACACAGTGCACAAAACCAATTTTATAGTAAAGTGCTATATACACAATAAAGAAAGTATTATCACTTATTTTCGGCTCATAACGCGTATACCCCATTAGCAACAAAGTACAATGAACATCGTAAAACAGTGCATGTTTTGAGGTAATTTAGTATAACAAACTGCCTCTGACATTTAGCAAACAGCCTGAAACACGCAATCAGTGATACAGGGCCAAAGGGTCTGTTTGCTGATCTGAATGAAATATGTCAGCAGCACTCAGCAGCCTTTGTCGTTCCTCCTCGGTCAGAGAGCGGCTATCTTTCCAACACATATTTTCAATgtcatttaccttttttaacCATGAAATTTGCATTTATAAACTCCAAACTTCTCAAATCTCTAGCTTGCTAGTTCAAACGTTCCGTACTTCCACGAGCAAGGCCAAATGTCTGCgtcatacagtatgtttttattttattttatgtttagcaAATGGCCAGAAGCCATTACCCgaattgaaaatgaattcatgtttttatcatcCAGGTACAATGTTACCGCCTATAACCTCTGCATACAAGAGGAAatacgaggaggaggaagatgactATGACTCAGAAATGGATGATTTTATCGACAATGGAGGTGATGGTCAAGACGACATCTCCAGGCACATCAAGGAAATCTTTGGCTATGATCGAAACAAGTAAGTGTTGTCCTCATACATTCTGGTTACAAGTAATTTCACTGTATTGAAAATTCTGTATAAAAAGACTGTATTTACCGTTAACCTCCTCAGGTACAAGGATGAGAGCGACTATGCACTTAAATTCATGGAGAGCAGCTGGAGAGATATGCAGAAAGAGGAGGCCAGGAGGTGAGACGGAAATAAATCTCAGTCCCTAACTATATGTGGACTTTGTGTACAGAGAGCTCTGATATTTATCGCCTTTTATtcaatgttatttttctctatcCCGTGCTTTGCTTCTTTAGCCTGAGAATGGCTGTGCAGGAAgatctggaggaggagaaaagagatcAAGAGGACCTGAACATGCAAAAGggcaagaggaaaaaaaagaactgaagaacatTTTGTCGTTgagatgaataaacaaacaatccTGTGTCTCCTGAAAGGTGGGACAGGTGGTCTGCCATGACGATCAGTGACAGTGTCCAGCTCGACCTCTGTTGCTTTCTCTCCGCTTCTCTTAATATGATTGGACAATAACTGAGTGGCACATGGAATTGGCTccagagggaaagaaaaaaatgttggtcaAAGACCAAGacctgaaaatgtcaaaaacaaaatatgtacaATTCATTCAGGTCTGTGATGAAAAAATCTCACAAATTTGCCTGTTCtatttatttcccccactgtgcAGTGATCTCAATTTCTTAAAAGGACCTGAGAACTTTAAATATTGAATTGTgagaatttgttttgtttttttggactaACAATGACACACTAGGTTTATGATGAAATGCTATTTTTCAGCAGAAGCTTTTCTAAACAGACTTTGATTGATTTAGTCAATTGAATATGCAGAAAACCAAACCAAGTATTGTGTTGTGCGTTAAAAGGGAGTTGAGATAAATGATtgtttcaagtttttttcttttcattgttttgcatCAATGTTTTCTCagagtaatatatatatatatggagctTGGTTATATTAACAACACCACTAGTGGAGTACATGGAAAATTGTATGATTTAGGTAAATACATATTATCTAGCAATATATAGTGGGTGAtattgtttctaaaaaaaaaaaggttttagtttGTTAAAATTAATTTAGATGTTTTTGCTGGCATAGACTGGCAACAATGGGAACAAAGTTAGCTTCGCGTTTGCTGTAGGTGtgcttgactgtttttttttccatctcggCTTGCCGTACATGACGTACCGAGTGGGCGGAACCCTGTCGTTTCGATTAGCTACTCCTGAAAGTTTGCGGAAGTTTAAGTTTATAGCTAAAGTTGGAGTCATACGTCAAGAGACTAAAACCAGAAAGAGccttgatattttttttttagttgtacTTCAATAGATGGACCTCCGTTCAGAGAAAATACAGCGGATCCTCTCCAAGGTTAGTTACTCACCAGTGACTCTGCACAGCGTTTATACAGAAACTGTCTGCATGTCAGTGCCGGCTAGCATAGCATGCTAGTCCATATACGCTGCTGCCAGCCTTCACCAACAGGCTGAACCAGCTTGACTTATTTTACAACACAGGTATATGACACAATGGAAGACGAAAACAAACTGATACttggtcatttttttcaaaacaaatctgGTGATGGGGAGTCATGATGAAAACATGGGATGTTTATATCCCCAAAGAGAGTTACAGGATCACTGTGTCCATTGAAGTTCATTCGCCTTCGCTTTGATGACTGCTGCTAAAGTTGCCTTAAGTTAGAGACTGCAGTGTTGCTGGTGAGTCCTTGGTGTCTGGTCAGTGGACTGAGCAGCTCATTTGAATGTGTGATGAGAAGCagcatacaaacacaataaaatccTGAATGATCTACTGGACCCCTCAAGAGTGTAGTGGCCTTGATTAATTGATGGATCTCAATTTTTATCAAAActactccaaaaaaaaagaaaagaatcaaagaGGTTATAACATTAATTGGAAATGGGTGGGCTGAATCTTTAAGGTTTTCCACTCGCCTGTTCACAACATAAACATTGCAAACTTTCCTgtccaaacagaaaataaaaattagTCATGCATATACAGGAATACAAATATTCACATAGTGTAAATACACGccttcatctttctttttacCTCTGGATATTAGTACAAATTCCATGATGTTGCGGTTGAGGAGCTGCAGAAGATCCATCGAATCTACCCTGGGATGCTGCCATCCACAGGCACATAcagtgagttttattttgagaaaaaagtaTTTCGTAGATCTCTACATACATCACATATATTTCTTGCTGATAACTGAGTGTTCCATACTGTCATTTTTCAGCATTTAGCGAC
This is a stretch of genomic DNA from Anoplopoma fimbria isolate UVic2021 breed Golden Eagle Sablefish chromosome 19, Afim_UVic_2022, whole genome shotgun sequence. It encodes these proteins:
- the spty2d1 gene encoding protein SPT2 homolog; translated protein: MMDFDNILDIATQNRAPSNVQKRYSLQAAPPKKDPRSKGVSASAVQALLKKQNCDNKKKEIQMKKKKEELLAKRVELKSDRKARAMASRTKDNFRGYNGIPVVELPKKRRTKHEMQQDRSMNEEGFRNNSIDPDDEDNYEYEQTDSESEAEPEQRRPVKTTGFSGNSGSSSSSISKPSSKKSSGPPKPAPPPMNFAELLKLAEKKQFEPVEVKTKAVKKEERLRTADEIKELELERRVKKPTKDSKPDRERESKSQSSSSSMRKNTFEKEQKSCKPQKTSSERQSLPSGSGKKLHPTLSNDKGQSSSSSKPSAGDRERERPKMSHSDRDRSKTNSSSSSGAINGKGTSKATSSQVSAKQGGLKPSSSHKSSTSSDLILKKESSSRASGIPGTRAPSTAVSGQRSQHGSSQQTRPSPGSSSKQGPIVGGHKSGKGEPLRPGMNSSGKSSGNSVMRPSSGGPPKAGSRPQSRPEATLQGRAGGVPQARPGGSGLQGHPRGGGSRPPGIGPGRPGSGGPVPGRPTGSIESGPGKPKCTVVSETISSKNFGGPRPGVPPRPGMPQRPGMPQRPGMPQRPGMPPRPGMPPRPGMPQRPMMNRPPGTMLPPITSAYKRKYEEEEDDYDSEMDDFIDNGGDGQDDISRHIKEIFGYDRNKYKDESDYALKFMESSWRDMQKEEARSLRMAVQEDLEEEKRDQEDLNMQKGKRKKKN